The DNA region CACAGGAATTAAATGTCAACAGCGTAGTAATAACCAGATATAACGAACAACCAGCTGCAACATTATTTATGAATAAGCTGAAACGAAGAGATATCAAGGTATATACCCACCGTGCTACAAAAGGCTATCCGACTGATGTCGATACAATAGTTAGTGATGAAGGTTATGGAAAGAACCCATATATTGAGACAACCAAGCAGATAGTTGTAGTTACTGCACCTGGTCCGGGAAGCGGAAAGCTTGCCACATGCCTCAGCCAGCTATATCACGAGAACAAGAAGGGGCATGCCGTGGGGTATTCCAAGTTTGAAACATTCCCTGTTTGGAATATGCCTATTAAACATCCGCTAAACATTGCATACGAAGCGGCTACCGTAGACCTAAAGGATGTTAATATGATTGATTCCTTCCATTTTGACGCCTATGGCGAGATTTCGACAAACTATAATCGCGATATAGAATCTTTTCCTGTGCTTAGACGAATAATTGAGAAAATCACCGGCGAGGAGGCTACATACAAATCGCCTACCGATATGGGAGTAAATAGAGTTGGATTTGGGATAGTTGATGACGAAGTTGTTAAAGAGGCTTCGTGTCAAGAAATAATAAGAAGATACTTCAATACAGGCTGTGAATACAAGAAGGGCTTGGTCGATTTGGAAACTTTCCAACGGTCAAAACTCATAATGGAAGAGCTTGGATTGGGTCCTAATAACCGAAAAGTGGTTGCCCCGGCTATGAAAAAGGCAGAGAGCCTTAAAGCCTCAGGAAAGTGCAAGGACATATGTTCTGTTTTTGCAATAGAGATGCTTGATGGGACTATTGTTACGGGAAGAACGACAGAGGTTATGGATGCTCCTTCCGCAGCTATACTGAATGCAGTCAAGTACTTGGCTAAAATAGACGATGAATTGCATCTGATTGCACCGATGATTCTTGAGCCGATTCGCAAATTGAAAAAGGATTCCTTTGGATCAACAAATCTGATTCTTGACGCTGAGGAGATTCTTATAGCACTTAGCATAAGTGCGGTTACCAACCCGACAGCTCAGGTTGCGGTGGACAAGTTAAAATTGCTTATGGGATGCCAAGCGCATTGCACAACTATTCTTTCCGCTGCAAACGAAAACATAATCAGGAAATTGCAGATTGAAGCAACAAGCGAACCGGTGTATTTCTCATCCAGTCTTTACGAGGGAAATTGAAACACGAATAGCATTGAAACGGCCTGCTCAATCAAGGAGCGGGCCGTTTCTTTTTTCGTTTATAAGTATTTAACCGGTTCAAAGCATTATGAAAACTGTGATATACTCGTATTAATATTTGTGAGAAGCGCCAAAATACCTGTGACTTTAGTCGTGGGGGGTTCAATTATGAGTAAAAAGCAATGAGAGGAATACACTATGAAAAAAAGAGAAACAATAGAACTGACAATAAAAAAAATGCTTTTTCCGAATATGGGAATAGCGTTTCATGAGGGCACGGAAGTGCGCGTCAAGCATGCGCTTCCCGGGCAAAAAGTAATAGCTAAGGTGGGAAAGATAAAAAAGACCTATGCCGAGGCGAGGCTTTTGGAAATTGTCGAGCCCAGAAAGGACGAGAACCCTGCAGATTGCATCCACAATGATTTTTGCGGAGGCTGCTCAAGGCAGAACCTTTCATACGAACATCAGCTTATTGAGAAAGAAAAGGCGGTCATGAACCTGTTTGCAGAACATGGAATAATGGATGTACCCTATAGAGGCATTACCGCCAGCCCTAAGATTTACAGATACCGAAACAAAATGGAATATACCTTCGGCGACATGGAAAAGGGAGGGGAAACCACCCTGGGGATGCATAGAAAAGGCCGCTACATGGATGTGCTGACAATAAGCGATTGCCTTTTGACGCATACAGACTTTAATAGGATCATGAATGAGACGCTTGCCTTTTGCAAGGAACATGGACTTCCCCATTACAACAACAAGACGCATATGGGCCTTCTAAGGAACCTTATAGTGAGAAAGGCAGAGAATACAGGGGAGATAATGGTAAACATCGTGACAAGCGATCAAATTGCCTTCCCCGAAAAGGAATATAATAAAGCAATGGAATCGCTTGAACTTGAAGGAAAAATAGTTGGCATCTTAAGAACCGTCAATGATGACATAGGAAACGCGGTCCGTTGCGATGAGCTGAGAGTCATATCCGGTAGGGATTGGATACTCGAGGAAGTCGGAGAACTTAAATTCAAGATTTCACCATTTTCATTCTTTCAGACAAACACATCGGGAGCGGAACTTCTTTACGAAAAAGGGTTTTCCATGCTGGGCGACCTTTCGGACAAAGTGCTTTACGATCTATACTCAGGAACAGGAACTATCGGTCAGCTGCTTGCCAAAAAAGCGAAGGCGGTTTACGGTGTAGAGCTCATAGGCGAAGCCGTCGAAAAAGCAAATGAAAATGCCGAGCTGAACGGTCTTGATAATTGCATGTTTTACTCAGGAGATGTACGGGACGGATTAAAGATAATTCCGGAAAAACCCGATGTCATAGTTCTCGATCCACCAAGAGAGGGCATAATGGAGAAAGCTCTAATGGACATAATCGCCTATGACGTAAAAGAAATTCTTTACATCTCGTGCAACCCCAAAACACTTGCGAGGGACTTGCTCATTCTTAAAGAAAACAATTATGAAATGACGGATATGGCGTTGGTGGACATGTTCCCACACACGCCTCATGTCGAGACGGTAGTAAAACTACAACGCTCAAACCGTTGATATTACTGGGTTTCAAGGTGTTTTCTGATATTGTAACATACACTAAAAACAGTGATAATTACGTTGAAAAAGACCTAAAAAATGGTATTAAAGTGGAAATTGCAATATGACATGGTATGCGTGAACACGTCGAGAAAACGATGAAAAACGCATAAAATAGAGTGAAAAATAAAATAATAAATATGCAAAAATGACAGAACCGTTATGGTGTTCTGTCATTTTTGCATGTTTGTTAAAATTTTTACAAAGCATAAATGTTTTGTTTAACATAATCAACTCTAAATCTTATCGCCATCTTTTT from Peptostreptococcaceae bacterium includes:
- a CDS encoding DUF1846 domain-containing protein encodes the protein MKKGFDSEKYLEEQSKFILERVNNYDKLYLEFGGKLLCDMHAKRCLPGFEADAKIKLLRKLKDKAEVIICVYAGDIERNKIRGDFGITYDMDVLRMIDELRAQELNVNSVVITRYNEQPAATLFMNKLKRRDIKVYTHRATKGYPTDVDTIVSDEGYGKNPYIETTKQIVVVTAPGPGSGKLATCLSQLYHENKKGHAVGYSKFETFPVWNMPIKHPLNIAYEAATVDLKDVNMIDSFHFDAYGEISTNYNRDIESFPVLRRIIEKITGEEATYKSPTDMGVNRVGFGIVDDEVVKEASCQEIIRRYFNTGCEYKKGLVDLETFQRSKLIMEELGLGPNNRKVVAPAMKKAESLKASGKCKDICSVFAIEMLDGTIVTGRTTEVMDAPSAAILNAVKYLAKIDDELHLIAPMILEPIRKLKKDSFGSTNLILDAEEILIALSISAVTNPTAQVAVDKLKLLMGCQAHCTTILSAANENIIRKLQIEATSEPVYFSSSLYEGN
- the rlmD gene encoding 23S rRNA (uracil(1939)-C(5))-methyltransferase RlmD; the encoded protein is MKKRETIELTIKKMLFPNMGIAFHEGTEVRVKHALPGQKVIAKVGKIKKTYAEARLLEIVEPRKDENPADCIHNDFCGGCSRQNLSYEHQLIEKEKAVMNLFAEHGIMDVPYRGITASPKIYRYRNKMEYTFGDMEKGGETTLGMHRKGRYMDVLTISDCLLTHTDFNRIMNETLAFCKEHGLPHYNNKTHMGLLRNLIVRKAENTGEIMVNIVTSDQIAFPEKEYNKAMESLELEGKIVGILRTVNDDIGNAVRCDELRVISGRDWILEEVGELKFKISPFSFFQTNTSGAELLYEKGFSMLGDLSDKVLYDLYSGTGTIGQLLAKKAKAVYGVELIGEAVEKANENAELNGLDNCMFYSGDVRDGLKIIPEKPDVIVLDPPREGIMEKALMDIIAYDVKEILYISCNPKTLARDLLILKENNYEMTDMALVDMFPHTPHVETVVKLQRSNR